TGGTCAGCGTGGATTACCGGCTCGCTCCCGAACACCCGTGGCCATCCGCACCCGACGACTGCGAGACGGCGGCGCTGTGGCTGGTAGAGCACGCCGAAGGTCGTTTTGGTACCACGAACCTCGCTATGGGTGGATTCTCTGCCGGTGCGACCCTGGCGGTGTCTACGCTTGTGCGGTTGCGCGACCGCCGGGTCACGGCATTCAGTGGCGGTGTGCTGCAGTTCGGCACCTATGACCTCGCCGCGAAGACTCCAGCCGGACGCCTGATCGCCGAGGAGTATTTTCTTGACGCCTATGCGGGGACCGCTCCGGATCGCACCCACCCCGACATTTCACCGCTCTTCGCCGAGCTCGCGGGGCTACCGCCGATCCTGATCGTGATCGGCAGCGAGGACATCCTTCTGGAAGACAATCTCGCCATGGCCGCACGGCTGTCGGACGCCGGTGTCGACGTCGACCTGCGTATCTATCCCGCCTCCCCTCACGGCTTCACCGGGCACGCGACGCCGATGGCACGAGCCGCCCTCGATCACATCGACGCATGGCTTCGGGTTCGGCTGGGCACAGGAGACTGAATCGCTCGGCCGTGGCGATCACGCGGGTCGATTCCGGCACCAATGCGCAAGGTGCGACACACTTGGGCGGGTGGCAGACAGGTATAGAGCATGAGGCCCCCTTCCAATGCTCCCGACCGGGAGCGCACCTTCAGATTGCTGTATGAACTGGTCTACCCAGAACTCATGAGATTTGTTCAACGCCGCGCCCACCCTGACCAGGCCGAAGACGTTGTCGCCGACGCATTCCTTGTCGTGTGGCGCCGCCTCGATGAGTTGCCAAGCAGCCGTGGTGACGCGAGGGCATGGATCTTCGGCATTACGCGAAACATCCTGCTGAACACTCACCGGGGCGAACGGCGTCGTTTAGCCCTTGGCGTTCGTCTCGCGGACGCCGCAGCTCTGGCCTCCCTCGACGACGACGCCGACCCGATCGTGAATCGCGTGGACCTGGCCAGCGCGTGGCATGCGCTATCGGAGGTCCATCAGGAGGCCTTGGGTCTTGTTGTCTTTGAAGACCTCAAAGCACCGGAGGCGGCCGCAGTACTCGGCATCTCACCGGTCGCCTTCCGTCTGCGAGTGAGCCGTGCCCGCCGAGCCCTTCGCCTCCTCCTCGAACACCTACCCCGGCAGTCCCGCACACCTGCGGCTTCTTTCGAAAGGACAACCACGCCATGACGCGCAATCAAGAGATCGATGCTCTGCTTCGATCACTGGACGCCGCGGACCACAGCGGCCCCGTCGACAGTGAAAGGGCCGACGCCGATCTTTGCCGCATCTTGTCCACCGACCCGGCGCGGACCCCATCCGAGCGCCCCTCGATGAAAACCGCTGCCCGCAATCGTACGCCTGGAGGTAACAGGTGGACCTCCCGCAGGGCCGCGGTAGTGGGAGGAATGGTGGCGGTAGTCACGGCAGGCCTGGTTGTCTTGCCGTCCTTGTCAGGCGGGGATCCTGCGTTTGCCAGCTGGACGCGCGTTCCTGCCGGCATGACTGAAACTGAACGTGCCAGTGCCGCATCGGAGTGCCGCGAATCCAAGAAGAATGTAGGGGGTGGAATGTACGCTGACGACGTCGACTCGGCTGCGGTGACGATTGCCGAACGGCGCGGCGTCTGGACCACAGTGGTGCTCACGGGTGAGGACGGGTTCTCGGCACTGTGCATTACCGACGACGCCGTCAGTCTTTTCGGTAAGGGCATGATCGGATCGGTTGGAAAGCCCATCCCTCACACGGTTCCCGGCCCGCGTGAGATAACCGCCACGGCTCTAGGAACGGGAACCATGAGCGCAGGCGACATTTCCTTGGCGGCCGGCATCGCGGGCTCTGACATTCTCTCAGTCGTCTATAGAAGCCGGACCCACGGGGACGTGACAGCGACCGTGTCCCGGGGACACTTCGCCTTGTGGCTGCCAGGAGACGAACTGCGGAACGCGTCGAGCGATGGCGCCAAGGTCGAAGTGACCTACCAAGACGGCACCACGGGAACGAGTCGTCTGACCCTTTAGGACAACCAGACAAGTGAGGGCCCTTTAGCCGGTGAACATCAAGCCCTTGGGCTGGATGGAGGCGAGTTCCTTGATCGGGGCGAGAGCGCCCGTTCCCAAGTCCAGGTTTGCCAGGTAGGCGGGTCCGGCGTCGGGCACCACCGTGGAGACGGCTTCGCCGGCCTTGAACGGGCCAGTGATGGAGAAGACCTTGTTGTCCTTCGGATCCGTGACCAGGAGGGTCTGGTTGGAGTGGGCTGCGAACACGGTGTCATCCAAGGGCTGGGCAACCGAAAGCATCTGGAGGGCTTGCTTGCTGCTGCCCGGGTTGGAAGCGAAGATCAACTGCTGGTCCGCCTGCGCGTCAAGCATGAAGGAGTTCTTGAACCGCGGAGCGGCCGCCGGAACCTGGGTGTTGGAGTCCGGGTCCGTGAGGCCGAGCGTGGTTGCCTTTCCAGCCTGGGGGCCATTGGCTGCGGTAGCCGTGGCGCTGTCACCGAAGAGAGGCGTCAGTTTGGCGGTGGTGCCTTCCAATGCGACGGAATAGGCGGCGGGACCCGAGGTATCAACCGGCGCTGAGGCACTGACGAGGATCTTGCCGTTCACGACAGATACGGCATCGGTTCCCCCACCGTGGGTGAGGCCCGAATATGTGTACGTGGTCAGCGGCTTCGCCTGCTCAGGGCTGATCGTGGAGAAGCTCGAGTTGCCGTCCTCGTTGGCGGTGAGGAGGAGACGGTGGTGTTCCGGATCGGCCGTAAGCCCGTCAACCTTGCCCGTGACTTGCCAGGACTTGCCGGGCTTTCCGTCGAGGCTGAACTGCTGAACGGTGCTGGCTGTGGTGCCGTTTGCAGAGGCCTCGCCCAAGGGGCCTACGCCATTCTGGAACGAGACGTACACGGAGTCGCCCATCCGCGTGATGTCGTCGGGTGCTGACTCGGTGCCGACCGGGGAGAAGGTCTTCACGGTGAATCCGGCGGCCGGGGCGTGTGCTTCGCCCTCGTCAGCGGCGGATGCCGGCAGGGCAACCGAGGCAAGAGCGGAGGCGGCGACTGCGGCGCCAACCAACACCATCGAGGTCCGCTTGAGGTTGTTGCGTGAGACAGGCATTGAAAATCGTCCTTAGATTGGGGAAATGATGTCCCTGCCAAGCTATGGAGGCGGGCTGGGAGGGAACCGTGCAAAGGGCAAACACCGGGAGACCCGGAGGTTAACGGCAACCATTTCGGCTTCGGACGATGACGCTACGCAAGACAGCAGTCCGCCAAGAGGTCGGTGCACCTGCTTGCTTGTGTGGAGCACTGTCATTGCTGTAAGTTACTCACCAGTAACTTACGCGAAGGAGTGCCATGTCCAAGGCAGCAATCGACCTCGAGAATCTCCCGTATCCCGACGGTGACTTCTATGGCTTTGAGCAATTGCTCACGGGCAAGGAGCGGGACCGGCTGGCTGAGATCCGGGGCTTCCTTTCCCGTGAGGTCAAGCCGATTGCCGTCGATTGCTGGAACCGCGGGGAATTCCCCATGGACCTGATTCCCAAACTGGCTGAGATTGACCTCGTCAGTCCGGTCAG
This genomic interval from Arthrobacter sp. FW306-2-2C-D06B contains the following:
- a CDS encoding alpha/beta hydrolase — translated: MSLELPPLIDPELWSFVDESRAFYARRPAGRGPGNRGELLAFRAGAAAPAECDPPPITVLASALGRSVPVRIHMPVSTPVVGVFLEIHGGGFYMGSAAGSDVRNRRLSESLGIAVVSVDYRLAPEHPWPSAPDDCETAALWLVEHAEGRFGTTNLAMGGFSAGATLAVSTLVRLRDRRVTAFSGGVLQFGTYDLAAKTPAGRLIAEEYFLDAYAGTAPDRTHPDISPLFAELAGLPPILIVIGSEDILLEDNLAMAARLSDAGVDVDLRIYPASPHGFTGHATPMARAALDHIDAWLRVRLGTGD
- a CDS encoding RNA polymerase sigma factor, which produces MRPPSNAPDRERTFRLLYELVYPELMRFVQRRAHPDQAEDVVADAFLVVWRRLDELPSSRGDARAWIFGITRNILLNTHRGERRRLALGVRLADAAALASLDDDADPIVNRVDLASAWHALSEVHQEALGLVVFEDLKAPEAAAVLGISPVAFRLRVSRARRALRLLLEHLPRQSRTPAASFERTTTP